One genomic region from Evansella sp. LMS18 encodes:
- a CDS encoding DUF3231 family protein produces the protein MNGFTHNSRLSSSELANLWTQYINDSMSQYVISYFIKTTQDKDIREVLNYSLQLSESHLQKIKPFLTKENYPIPKGFSENDVNLEAPALFTDTFHIVFIQIMSIHGMTRYAGAMGCAIREDQRKYFKEVISEAVELYDRATEVLVRKGIISKPPSFNNSQKIDFINKQNYLTGWFGKRRPISAIEVSGTYLNLQKTMTKLVLELGFSQVTQSKEVRRYMERARSVCQNHFKILSGMLTEENLHIPRTFDSEVTDSTSPPFSDRLILFLIVSLLSSAVGYYGEALALCQRRDLSVNYAKMIAEISVLAEDGVNLLIDKEWLEEPPLATDHERLAKEK, from the coding sequence ATGAATGGCTTCACCCACAACAGCAGGTTGAGTTCTTCGGAGCTTGCGAACCTCTGGACCCAGTATATAAATGACAGCATGTCACAATATGTGATTAGCTACTTTATTAAAACCACACAAGATAAAGACATTAGGGAAGTGCTCAATTACTCTCTTCAATTGTCCGAAAGCCACCTTCAAAAAATAAAACCTTTCTTAACAAAGGAGAATTATCCAATTCCAAAAGGGTTCTCAGAGAATGATGTTAATCTGGAAGCACCTGCTTTATTTACAGACACATTTCACATTGTTTTTATTCAGATTATGTCTATTCATGGGATGACCAGATACGCCGGTGCCATGGGGTGTGCCATTAGAGAGGACCAGAGGAAATATTTTAAAGAAGTTATTTCTGAAGCAGTGGAATTATACGACAGAGCTACCGAAGTACTTGTACGAAAAGGAATTATCAGCAAACCTCCTTCTTTCAATAACAGCCAGAAAATTGACTTTATCAACAAACAGAATTATTTAACTGGCTGGTTTGGAAAAAGAAGGCCCATCAGCGCAATCGAAGTAAGTGGTACCTACCTTAATTTACAGAAGACAATGACAAAATTAGTCCTGGAACTTGGTTTTAGCCAGGTAACACAATCAAAAGAAGTAAGAAGATATATGGAAAGAGCAAGATCTGTCTGTCAAAATCACTTTAAAATACTGTCCGGCATGTTGACGGAAGAAAATTTACATATTCCGAGGACATTTGATTCTGAGGTAACAGATTCCACCTCCCCTCCTTTTTCCGACAGACTTATTTTGTTTTTAATCGTGTCGCTCCTTTCGTCTGCTGTCGGGTATTACGGAGAAGCATTGGCATTATGCCAAAGAAGAGATTTGTCAGTCAATTACGCAAAAATGATTGCCGAAATTAGCGTGCTTGCCGAGGATGGCGTGAACCTGCTTATTGATAAAGAATGGCTGGAAGAGCCTCCTTTGGCGACAGATCATGAACGACTGGCAAAAGAGAAATGA
- a CDS encoding LLM class flavin-dependent oxidoreductase, protein MTKQIILNAFEMNSAMHNSHGFWKHPENKRHRGYKDLNYWVELAKLLEKGKFDAVFFADVLGIYDVYKKSKAPSIRDGLQVPLNDPALLVSAMASVTNNLSFAITVSTTYEQPFGNARRFTTLDHLTNGRIAWNVVTSYLPNAARNFGLDEMIKHDERYDIAHEYLDVSYKLWEQSWEDGAVVEDVENKTLVDPEKVHEINHEGKYFSVEGPHLSEPSLQRTPVIYQAGTSEKGREFAARHAECIFVGGPTPERIRYYADDIRKRAAKHGRNPDNLKFFSFLSVIVAETTEEAERKFEEYNKLWSADAAKAQYGASGYDIAEYEGLDPELPFEYTKKTEGGHYKAAALTKDAPEKLTVGDVLNRFESLDRNSIIVGSPEEVADAIEFQFKESGVDGFNLNHLVTPGDLESFIDLVVPELQKRGLYKTEYKDGTLREKLFPEGSSLLPEDHPGSKFRRVVVES, encoded by the coding sequence ATGACGAAACAGATTATTTTGAACGCATTTGAAATGAACAGTGCAATGCACAATTCCCATGGATTCTGGAAGCATCCGGAAAATAAAAGACACCGGGGCTATAAGGATTTAAATTACTGGGTCGAGCTCGCGAAACTTTTGGAAAAAGGGAAGTTTGATGCCGTTTTTTTCGCTGATGTTCTTGGAATCTATGACGTTTACAAAAAGAGCAAGGCACCATCCATCCGCGATGGACTGCAGGTACCCCTGAATGATCCGGCATTGTTAGTTTCTGCAATGGCAAGTGTTACGAACAACTTGTCGTTCGCGATTACTGTAAGTACTACATATGAACAACCTTTTGGAAATGCAAGACGTTTTACAACGCTCGATCATCTGACAAACGGCCGGATCGCCTGGAATGTGGTGACGTCTTACCTCCCTAACGCTGCCCGAAACTTCGGACTTGATGAAATGATCAAGCATGATGAAAGATACGACATCGCCCATGAATATCTCGATGTATCGTATAAGCTTTGGGAACAGAGCTGGGAAGACGGTGCAGTAGTGGAAGACGTGGAAAACAAGACGCTTGTGGATCCGGAAAAAGTGCATGAAATTAACCATGAAGGCAAGTATTTCAGTGTGGAGGGACCACATTTAAGCGAGCCGTCACTGCAGAGGACACCAGTAATTTACCAGGCAGGGACGTCGGAAAAAGGCAGGGAATTCGCTGCCAGACATGCAGAATGTATTTTTGTCGGGGGACCAACACCGGAACGAATCAGATACTATGCCGATGATATTCGTAAAAGGGCTGCAAAACACGGACGAAATCCGGATAACCTGAAGTTCTTCTCTTTCTTAAGTGTCATCGTTGCAGAAACGACGGAGGAGGCGGAACGGAAATTCGAGGAATACAACAAGCTGTGGAGTGCAGATGCAGCGAAGGCCCAGTACGGCGCGAGCGGATATGATATAGCCGAATATGAGGGTCTGGATCCTGAACTTCCTTTCGAATACACAAAAAAGACGGAGGGCGGCCACTATAAAGCAGCAGCTTTAACTAAAGACGCTCCGGAAAAGCTTACGGTAGGCGATGTACTTAACAGGTTTGAGTCCCTGGACAGAAACAGCATCATTGTGGGAAGTCCGGAGGAAGTTGCCGATGCAATCGAATTCCAGTTCAAAGAATCAGGCGTGGACGGTTTTAACTTAAACCATCTCGTAACACCAGGGGACCTGGAATCATTCATAGACTTAGTAGTTCCTGAGCTGCAGAAACGAGGATTATACAAAACAGAATACAAGGACGGCACTTTAAGAGAAAAACTGTTTCCGGAAGGCTCCAGCCTTCTGCCGGAAGACCACCCGGGAAGCAAATTCAGGAGAGTGGTGGTGGAGAGTTAA
- a CDS encoding DUF368 domain-containing protein, with the protein MFGIIVRGMAMGMTEVVPGVSGSTVAMILGVYERLIYSLSIVTTDRRNEVIAFLVTFGFGMVTGFASALFIITYFLDNYHASTLLFFLGIIVGFLPYLWKEAQQQTETGLKSKHYIIMLIFISTVIVGQLLSGIMSVDINNMSIMNYAFLIVSGFIASTALVLPGISGALIFMILGVYEIATDSLLTGNLPVILSIGTGVIIGVLLTSKLIRFLLANYSAGTYSAMLGLVIGSIYAISDNLSGQVDGQVILLSLVTFVAGFVLVVVLKRYQDSRFDDI; encoded by the coding sequence ATGTTTGGAATTATCGTGCGAGGGATGGCAATGGGAATGACAGAGGTAGTCCCTGGGGTGAGCGGGAGTACGGTTGCCATGATCTTAGGTGTATACGAAAGGCTAATCTATTCATTAAGTATCGTGACAACTGACCGAAGAAATGAAGTTATTGCTTTTCTTGTAACTTTTGGCTTTGGCATGGTTACTGGTTTTGCTTCTGCTTTGTTTATCATCACATATTTTCTGGATAATTATCATGCATCAACACTGCTGTTTTTTCTCGGTATTATCGTTGGCTTTCTGCCTTATTTATGGAAAGAAGCACAGCAACAAACTGAAACTGGATTGAAATCAAAACATTACATAATTATGTTGATTTTCATTTCTACTGTTATAGTGGGACAACTTTTAAGCGGGATTATGAGTGTTGATATAAATAATATGTCAATAATGAATTACGCCTTTCTGATTGTTTCAGGATTTATCGCGAGTACAGCTCTCGTACTCCCGGGAATAAGCGGTGCTTTAATTTTTATGATATTAGGAGTCTACGAAATCGCCACAGATTCACTGTTAACAGGAAATCTGCCTGTTATTTTATCTATTGGCACTGGTGTAATTATTGGTGTACTGCTTACAAGCAAATTAATTCGTTTTCTATTAGCGAATTATTCAGCAGGTACGTACTCCGCGATGCTTGGGTTAGTTATTGGCTCCATTTACGCCATTTCAGATAATTTATCTGGTCAAGTCGATGGCCAGGTTATCCTCTTGTCACTGGTTACATTTGTGGCTGGGTTTGTATTAGTTGTTGTCTTAAAACGTTATCAAGACAGCCGGTTTGATGATATTTAA
- a CDS encoding methionine ABC transporter ATP-binding protein, with product MLTLENITKEFQSKSGIVKGVDDVTLHIRKGEIFGIVGYSGAGKSTLLRCMNYLEPPTSGTVKVDGVNLAELTPKQLRKQRQSIGMIFQGFYLVSSKTVFENVAFALKAAGIKKQHIRQRVDELLELVGLTDRRNQYPAQLSGGQKQRVSIARALANNPKVLLCDEATSALDPSTTKSILALLKKINQELGITIVIITHEMEVVKEICHKCAVMQDGRVVEQGSTYNIFANPQEPLTETFIETVLDFKLPQKLTEGLDGELVMLQFWGEKATQSVVSDALQAFRVQGNILHGKVEYIQDEPLGIFIMSVTGEPDEVKKAIDYLRKRVSKVEVVSHGEHNSNIA from the coding sequence ATGCTTACCCTGGAAAATATAACGAAGGAATTTCAAAGTAAATCTGGCATTGTGAAGGGAGTTGACGATGTAACTCTCCATATCAGGAAAGGGGAAATTTTCGGGATCGTCGGGTACAGCGGGGCGGGGAAAAGCACCTTGCTTCGCTGCATGAACTACCTGGAACCGCCAACTTCAGGAACAGTAAAAGTAGACGGGGTAAACCTGGCTGAACTGACCCCAAAGCAATTAAGAAAACAAAGGCAATCAATCGGCATGATTTTTCAGGGGTTCTACCTTGTTTCATCGAAGACGGTTTTTGAAAATGTCGCTTTCGCTTTAAAGGCTGCGGGCATTAAAAAACAGCATATCCGACAAAGGGTGGATGAGCTGCTTGAACTGGTCGGCCTTACGGATAGGAGGAACCAGTACCCTGCACAGCTTAGTGGTGGTCAGAAACAGAGGGTCAGCATCGCAAGGGCCCTTGCTAACAACCCGAAGGTGCTCCTTTGTGACGAAGCAACATCCGCTCTTGATCCGAGCACTACCAAATCAATTCTCGCATTGCTGAAAAAAATCAATCAAGAGCTTGGAATCACAATCGTTATTATTACCCACGAGATGGAAGTGGTGAAAGAGATCTGCCACAAATGTGCGGTAATGCAGGATGGCAGGGTAGTGGAACAAGGATCTACCTATAATATTTTCGCAAACCCTCAGGAACCGTTAACAGAAACATTTATCGAAACCGTGCTTGATTTTAAACTCCCCCAAAAACTTACTGAAGGGCTTGATGGAGAGCTTGTTATGCTGCAGTTCTGGGGAGAAAAAGCGACGCAATCTGTTGTATCCGATGCGCTTCAGGCATTCCGTGTACAGGGCAACATTCTCCACGGTAAAGTAGAATACATTCAGGACGAACCACTCGGGATTTTTATCATGAGTGTTACCGGGGAGCCGGACGAGGTAAAAAAAGCAATCGACTATCTGCGTAAGCGGGTAAGCAAAGTGGAGGTGGTTAGCCATGGAGAGCATAATTCAAATATTGCCTGA
- a CDS encoding serine hydrolase — MSKIPIKQSNSLTDNQSKKLHGLLDQLLGMKGVRHAVLAVENREGTVRWEGAKGIAHPDRSEMEADTPFWIASITKLYIASTILKLHETNKLSINNLVIDYLPEDLLKNVHVVGGIDYYDRLTIKHLLSHSSGIPDYLEIKPKGEKTIIDRAIEGKDMSWALEDTLQIVRKVNAPLFPPQNLSGDKYRIRYSDTNFQILIAIIEKVTGKPIEEVFKEMLFEPLGLVNTYHPGSEPLEPAGTTATVWIADTPFNDKPLALRSFNDLNSTARDLIKFMRALVNGEVFEKSETSELMQSGWQTFGFGLSPLAPGWPIQYGLGMMRLKMPRLFTPFRPMPDLIGHTGATGSWLFYCPKLDIITAGTVSQVTAAPAPFKIMPKMLRILGEIN; from the coding sequence GTGTCTAAAATACCTATTAAACAAAGCAACTCATTAACTGATAATCAATCGAAGAAGCTTCATGGCCTTCTGGATCAGCTGTTGGGCATGAAAGGGGTCCGGCACGCGGTTTTGGCGGTGGAGAACAGAGAGGGTACTGTTCGCTGGGAAGGGGCTAAAGGTATTGCCCATCCTGACAGGTCAGAAATGGAGGCTGATACGCCATTCTGGATTGCCAGTATAACAAAACTCTATATTGCCTCCACAATCCTCAAACTCCACGAGACAAATAAGCTATCCATCAATAATTTAGTTATCGACTATCTTCCTGAAGATCTTTTGAAGAATGTGCATGTCGTTGGGGGGATCGACTATTATGACCGCTTAACGATAAAACATCTGTTAAGCCATTCTTCCGGGATTCCGGACTACCTGGAGATAAAGCCGAAAGGGGAAAAAACAATAATAGACCGGGCGATAGAAGGAAAGGATATGTCCTGGGCCCTTGAGGACACACTTCAGATTGTACGAAAAGTGAATGCTCCCCTTTTTCCACCTCAAAACCTCAGCGGAGATAAATACCGGATACGCTATTCGGACACGAATTTTCAAATACTTATCGCTATTATTGAAAAAGTAACCGGTAAGCCGATTGAAGAGGTTTTTAAAGAAATGCTATTTGAGCCGCTGGGATTAGTTAACACATATCACCCTGGTTCTGAACCGCTGGAACCTGCGGGAACCACGGCCACAGTATGGATAGCGGACACCCCTTTTAACGACAAACCGCTAGCTTTAAGGTCCTTCAATGATCTCAACAGTACAGCAAGAGACTTAATCAAGTTCATGAGGGCACTTGTTAACGGGGAAGTGTTTGAGAAATCCGAAACGTCAGAGCTAATGCAGAGTGGCTGGCAGACATTTGGGTTTGGGCTCAGCCCGTTAGCCCCTGGCTGGCCGATACAATATGGGCTTGGCATGATGCGTCTTAAAATGCCTCGCTTGTTTACCCCGTTCCGCCCTATGCCGGATCTGATTGGCCACACAGGAGCAACAGGTTCCTGGCTCTTTTACTGTCCGAAGCTGGATATAATAACGGCTGGAACCGTCAGCCAGGTAACTGCGGCCCCAGCCCCTTTTAAAATCATGCCTAAAATGCTTCGTATACTTGGTGAAATCAATTAA
- a CDS encoding PadR family transcriptional regulator — protein MISSDVIRGYNDTIILYLLLDDDSYGYEISKQIKELSGEKYIIKETTLYSAFNRLMKHGYITSYHKEGTFGKRRTYYKITEAGITYYMEKCKEWELTKEVINQFIKEDL, from the coding sequence TTGATCAGCAGTGATGTTATTCGGGGCTACAACGACACGATTATCCTTTATCTGCTGCTGGACGATGATTCTTATGGATACGAGATATCCAAGCAGATAAAAGAGCTTTCCGGCGAAAAATACATTATCAAAGAAACAACTTTATATTCCGCCTTCAACCGGCTGATGAAACATGGGTATATCACTTCTTACCATAAGGAGGGAACCTTCGGGAAAAGACGGACTTATTATAAAATAACGGAGGCCGGCATTACGTATTACATGGAAAAATGCAAAGAGTGGGAGCTGACAAAGGAAGTCATTAACCAATTCATTAAGGAGGATCTGTAG
- a CDS encoding methionine ABC transporter permease yields the protein MESIIQILPELNQAFFETLLMVGIALLTALLLGLPLGILLFVTDRGIFLENKLIRQTAGSIINLIRSVPYVILLVFLLPFTHFLLNTTIGPLAASVSLSVAAIPFYARIAESAAREIDKGVIEAAVAAGASPWLIIKDIILPESKAGLIRGLTITAISLIGYSAMAGTIGGGGIGDLAIRYGYYRYDNTIMFTTVILLIVLVQVVQYFGDFIAKAVSRR from the coding sequence ATGGAGAGCATAATTCAAATATTGCCTGAACTGAACCAGGCATTCTTTGAAACTTTGTTAATGGTAGGGATTGCCCTTCTCACAGCCCTTCTTCTTGGGTTGCCTTTAGGAATCCTCCTGTTTGTGACTGACAGAGGTATTTTCCTGGAAAACAAATTGATCCGGCAGACAGCGGGCAGCATCATTAATTTAATAAGGTCTGTTCCATATGTGATCCTGCTCGTTTTTCTTCTTCCGTTCACTCATTTCCTGCTGAACACAACGATCGGGCCGCTCGCAGCTTCAGTTTCCCTTTCCGTAGCAGCAATCCCTTTTTATGCGAGAATCGCTGAGTCTGCAGCACGGGAAATTGACAAAGGAGTTATTGAAGCGGCAGTGGCAGCCGGAGCGTCACCCTGGCTGATCATAAAGGATATCATCCTCCCTGAATCGAAGGCCGGACTCATTCGAGGGCTCACAATTACGGCGATTAGCTTAATCGGATACTCGGCGATGGCCGGTACAATCGGCGGCGGAGGTATCGGCGACCTGGCGATCAGATACGGCTATTACCGCTACGATAATACGATTATGTTTACTACAGTTATTCTGTTAATCGTTTTAGTACAGGTCGTCCAGTATTTTGGAGACTTTATTGCAAAAGCAGTAAGCAGACGATAA
- a CDS encoding permease prefix domain 1-containing protein produces the protein MDTIITYLNNMFAPLPKTAEMKRIKEDLLANMEDKYEELKQSGKSENEAIGIVISEFGNIDELVKELDIDVASEEADEDGVDPASLTDEQVDDYLDDSTKTGKLIGFGVGLCIAGAASLVLLSQLAEDGLLFGMGQDTGAVIGVVTLFLLVAPAVGLFIYSGMVMEKHKYLGSGFYLPADIRVSLEHKYELDQRSFTTKLIAGVALCILSPAPLILLSIINDSAAVYGVVILLLMVALAVNLFVTSGTKHDAYRKLLKKGSGKKGRGASVDTWNEEDDEKSEPKIIRAISAVLWPFVTILFLITGFFFHMWHINWILFAIAGLFLAMINGVYSAVKEKA, from the coding sequence GTGGATACCATAATTACTTATCTTAATAATATGTTCGCACCTCTGCCAAAAACAGCTGAGATGAAAAGAATAAAGGAAGATTTGCTCGCCAACATGGAGGATAAATACGAAGAGTTGAAACAGAGCGGGAAATCTGAAAATGAAGCAATTGGAATTGTAATATCCGAATTCGGCAATATTGATGAGCTCGTAAAGGAGCTGGACATTGATGTGGCATCAGAGGAGGCGGATGAAGACGGCGTCGACCCTGCTTCCCTCACTGACGAGCAAGTGGATGATTATCTTGATGACAGTACGAAGACAGGGAAATTAATCGGTTTCGGCGTTGGTTTATGTATCGCCGGGGCAGCATCATTAGTCCTCCTTTCTCAATTAGCTGAAGATGGCCTCCTTTTTGGAATGGGTCAGGACACCGGCGCGGTCATCGGCGTCGTCACTCTCTTTTTACTTGTAGCACCAGCAGTTGGGTTATTTATTTACTCAGGAATGGTCATGGAAAAACATAAATATCTGGGCAGCGGGTTCTATCTTCCTGCTGATATAAGGGTATCTCTTGAACATAAGTACGAATTAGACCAACGGAGTTTCACGACAAAACTTATTGCAGGAGTGGCATTATGTATTTTGTCCCCAGCACCGCTGATCCTTTTGTCAATCATAAATGACAGTGCGGCTGTATATGGAGTTGTAATACTTCTGCTTATGGTAGCCCTCGCGGTTAATTTGTTTGTTACTTCAGGAACGAAGCATGATGCCTACCGAAAGCTGCTTAAAAAGGGAAGCGGCAAGAAGGGTAGAGGTGCTTCAGTTGATACTTGGAACGAGGAAGATGATGAAAAAAGCGAGCCGAAAATAATCAGGGCTATTTCAGCAGTACTTTGGCCATTTGTTACTATACTTTTTCTCATTACCGGATTCTTCTTCCACATGTGGCATATAAACTGGATTCTCTTCGCCATTGCAGGCTTGTTCCTTGCGATGATCAATGGAGTATATTCCGCGGTAAAGGAAAAAGCGTGA
- a CDS encoding MetQ/NlpA family ABC transporter substrate-binding protein: MKKFLLLLTLIPAGLLAACGSDEGAASDVEKKDLVLGGTIPYSDMLEGGVKPYLEELGYTVEVREFNDYVQPNTALGSGSLDANLFQHEVYMTAFAEEHDMDLSGVIRVPTAPMAIYSEKFASLEEIEPGSTVAIPNDPTNTARGLTVLRDNGLLEFDEDVNPLRVTENDVTSNPLDLKIESLEAAQLPRSLSSVDLAAINGNFAISAGLDLTASLAKDNIPENIINQVVVLTENLDDQYVQDIKEAIESDEFKQFIEEEFQGFHQPDWMRD, encoded by the coding sequence ATGAAAAAATTTTTATTACTATTAACCTTAATCCCAGCCGGACTGCTGGCTGCCTGTGGTTCAGATGAAGGTGCAGCTTCAGACGTGGAAAAGAAGGATCTTGTTCTCGGAGGAACGATTCCGTACAGCGATATGCTCGAAGGCGGGGTAAAGCCATATCTGGAGGAGCTTGGTTATACGGTGGAAGTAAGGGAATTCAACGATTATGTCCAGCCGAATACCGCCCTTGGATCCGGATCTCTCGATGCTAACCTGTTCCAGCATGAGGTTTATATGACCGCTTTTGCAGAGGAGCACGACATGGACCTTTCAGGAGTAATCAGGGTTCCGACAGCACCGATGGCGATTTATTCAGAGAAGTTCGCTTCCCTTGAAGAAATTGAACCTGGAAGCACAGTGGCAATTCCGAATGACCCGACAAATACGGCGAGGGGGCTTACTGTTTTAAGAGACAACGGGCTTCTGGAATTCGATGAAGATGTTAATCCACTCCGTGTAACGGAAAACGATGTTACCAGCAACCCGCTGGACCTGAAAATCGAATCTCTGGAAGCAGCTCAGCTTCCAAGATCACTCAGCTCAGTGGACTTAGCGGCAATTAACGGAAACTTTGCTATTTCGGCGGGTCTGGATTTAACAGCATCACTGGCAAAAGACAATATCCCTGAGAATATTATCAACCAGGTGGTTGTACTTACGGAAAACCTTGACGACCAATACGTGCAGGACATTAAGGAAGCCATTGAATCAGACGAATTCAAACAGTTCATCGAAGAAGAATTCCAGGGCTTCCACCAGCCTGACTGGATGAGGGACTAA